The following coding sequences are from one Actinomycetes bacterium window:
- a CDS encoding VWA domain-containing protein codes for MNVLWPGFLWALVLVPLALAAYLLAQRRRARYAVRFTNLDLLANVVTRSPGWRRHLPAVLYLLALATLLVSLARPQSVVLVPKEQATVVMVIDVSGSMNATDVEPTRLVAAQQAANSFLNNLPAKFRVGLVSFSATAQTLTRPTTDRDAVRDALSSLHAEGGTAMGDAIERGLEAKRPPPAQVDRPKGKPGTTTAPTTPSTPPAEAQPNGKEPPVVMLLLSDGANTVGKKQPMEAAEEAKQFHVPIFTIALGTDSGVVEVPDESGQPRRIPVPPDKVTLRRIADATGGKFFTAPSNRDLKGVYRDLGSRIGFVKERQEVTVVFAAGALLLLVVGGALSLAWFNRFP; via the coding sequence ATGAACGTGCTGTGGCCGGGGTTCCTCTGGGCGCTCGTCCTGGTGCCGCTGGCCCTGGCCGCCTACCTGCTCGCGCAGCGGCGCCGGGCGCGCTACGCGGTGCGCTTCACCAACCTGGACCTGCTCGCCAACGTGGTCACCCGCTCACCCGGCTGGCGGCGCCACCTGCCGGCCGTGCTCTACCTGCTCGCGCTGGCCACGCTGCTGGTCAGCCTGGCCCGCCCCCAGTCGGTCGTGCTGGTGCCGAAGGAGCAGGCCACGGTGGTGATGGTCATCGACGTCTCGGGCTCGATGAACGCCACCGACGTCGAGCCCACCCGCCTGGTCGCCGCCCAGCAGGCGGCCAACTCGTTCCTCAACAACCTGCCGGCCAAGTTCCGGGTCGGCCTGGTGTCGTTCTCGGCCACCGCCCAGACCCTCACCCGCCCGACCACCGACCGGGACGCCGTGCGGGACGCGCTCAGCTCGCTGCACGCCGAGGGCGGGACCGCCATGGGCGACGCCATCGAGCGCGGCCTCGAGGCAAAGCGCCCGCCGCCGGCGCAGGTGGACCGGCCCAAGGGGAAGCCGGGCACCACGACCGCTCCCACCACGCCGTCCACGCCGCCGGCCGAGGCGCAGCCCAACGGCAAGGAGCCCCCGGTGGTGATGCTGCTGCTGTCGGACGGCGCCAACACGGTGGGCAAGAAGCAGCCCATGGAAGCGGCCGAGGAGGCCAAGCAGTTCCACGTGCCGATCTTCACGATCGCGCTCGGAACCGACTCGGGCGTCGTCGAGGTGCCCGACGAGAGCGGCCAGCCGCGGCGGATCCCGGTCCCGCCCGACAAGGTGACCCTGCGGCGGATCGCCGACGCCACCGGGGGAAAGTTCTTCACCGCCCCCAGCAACCGGGACCTGAAGGGGGTCTACCGCGACCTCGGGTCGCGCATCGGCTTCGTGAAGGAGCGGCAGGAGGTCACCGTCGTCTTCGCCGCCGGCGCGCTCCTGCTGCTGGTCGTCGGCGGGGCGCTCTCCTTGGCCTGGTTCAACCGGTTCCCGTGA
- a CDS encoding DEAD/DEAH box helicase, with protein sequence MTPKTLTSLARVGIEHPFPIQTLCLPLALAGVDLIGQARTGTGKTLAFGVPIVQEVDPDVAAVQALVVVPTRELCLQVAGDIETAGLEAGIRVVSIVGGRPIGPQVVALSQGAQVVVGTPGRLLDLLRQRSLDLSQVIILVLDEADEMLDLGFLPDVEAIIKATPDHRQTMLFSATMPKAVVALARRYSKQPTFVHAEHGQEVTVPATRQHFFQVHPLNRFQVLCRILDAPARDRVAVFRRTKRGVDRTIKGLVEAGYKAGALHGDLPQVTRERVVRAFRKGKLDVLVCTDVAARGLDIAGLSHVVNYDTPEDDRAYVHRIGRTGRAGAAGVAITFVAWNELETADLIRRRLNLTDEPMHEVYSTSTLLAELFDLPTTEEAAARRKHSVPAAPAPAQASGDPAPTKAATPKPANHRRRRRRRISSSEATARPSAAAS encoded by the coding sequence GTGACGCCGAAGACCCTCACCTCGCTGGCCCGGGTCGGCATCGAGCATCCCTTCCCCATCCAGACCCTGTGCCTGCCTCTGGCGCTGGCCGGCGTGGACCTCATCGGGCAGGCACGCACCGGCACCGGCAAGACGCTCGCCTTCGGCGTCCCGATCGTGCAGGAGGTAGACCCAGACGTTGCGGCCGTGCAGGCCCTCGTCGTGGTCCCCACCCGCGAGCTCTGCCTCCAGGTGGCCGGCGACATCGAGACCGCCGGCCTCGAGGCCGGCATCCGGGTCGTGTCGATCGTGGGCGGCCGGCCGATCGGCCCCCAGGTCGTCGCCCTGAGCCAGGGCGCCCAAGTGGTCGTCGGCACCCCAGGACGCCTGCTCGACCTGCTGCGGCAGCGCAGCCTCGACCTCTCCCAGGTCATCATCCTCGTCCTCGACGAGGCCGACGAGATGCTGGACCTCGGCTTCCTGCCCGACGTCGAGGCGATCATCAAGGCGACCCCCGACCACCGGCAGACCATGCTGTTCTCGGCCACCATGCCGAAGGCGGTGGTGGCGCTGGCCAGGCGCTACTCCAAGCAGCCGACGTTCGTGCACGCCGAGCACGGGCAGGAGGTGACCGTCCCCGCCACCAGGCAGCACTTCTTCCAGGTCCACCCGCTGAACCGCTTCCAGGTCCTCTGCCGCATCCTCGACGCGCCCGCGCGCGACCGGGTCGCGGTGTTCCGCCGGACCAAGCGGGGCGTCGACCGCACCATCAAGGGCCTGGTCGAGGCCGGTTACAAGGCGGGCGCCCTGCACGGGGACCTGCCCCAGGTGACCCGCGAGCGGGTCGTGCGGGCGTTCCGCAAGGGCAAGCTGGACGTGCTCGTCTGCACCGACGTGGCCGCACGCGGACTCGACATCGCCGGGCTGTCCCACGTCGTCAACTACGACACCCCCGAGGACGACCGCGCCTACGTCCACCGGATCGGCCGCACCGGCCGGGCCGGAGCCGCCGGCGTGGCCATCACCTTCGTCGCCTGGAACGAGCTGGAAACGGCCGACCTGATCCGCCGCCGCCTGAACCTCACCGACGAGCCCATGCACGAGGTCTACTCGACCAGCACGCTACTTGCCGAGCTGTTCGACCTGCCGACCACCGAGGAGGCAGCCGCCAGGCGGAAGCACTCGGTGCCGGCCGCACCGGCCCCGGCCCAGGCCAGCGGCGACCCGGCCCCGACCAAGGCAGCAACGCCCAAGCCGGCTAACCATCGCCGTCGGCGGCGTAGGCGCATCAGCAGCAGTGAGGCGACCGCCCGCCCTTCAGCTGCGGCCAGCTAG
- a CDS encoding MoxR family ATPase produces MTNDQPRLAAVGQAATPHGQLESALFEIKRVIVGQEGMLERVLIALLARGHLLLEGVPGLAKTLTISTVADVLGGAFHRVQFTPDLVPSDLVGTRIYRPDSGKFDTELGPVFCNFLLADEINRAPAKVQSALLEVMQERQVTIGQTSYPVGDPFLVLATQNPIESEGTYPLPEAQVDRFMMKVVVDYPNFSEEMAVVQRSLVDRPAVNRVLSLDQLHELQRVTANVYVDRLVAEYAVALCMATRYPEQYNVGHLTPYVAYGASPRGSINLVHAARALALLRGRAYTLPQDVQEVAKDVLRHRLVLTYQALAEEVSADALLTAVLTAIPAPRIDLAHEPTAS; encoded by the coding sequence GTGACGAACGATCAGCCGCGGTTGGCCGCGGTGGGCCAGGCCGCCACCCCCCACGGCCAGCTCGAGAGCGCCCTGTTCGAGATCAAGCGGGTCATCGTCGGCCAGGAGGGCATGCTCGAGCGGGTGCTCATCGCGCTGCTCGCCAGGGGCCACCTGCTCCTGGAGGGCGTGCCCGGGCTGGCCAAGACCCTCACCATCTCGACCGTGGCCGACGTGCTCGGCGGCGCCTTCCACCGGGTCCAGTTCACCCCCGACCTGGTCCCCTCCGACCTGGTCGGCACCCGCATCTACCGGCCCGACTCGGGCAAGTTCGACACCGAGCTCGGCCCGGTGTTCTGCAACTTCCTGCTCGCCGACGAGATCAACCGGGCGCCCGCCAAGGTGCAGTCGGCCCTGCTTGAGGTGATGCAGGAGCGGCAGGTCACCATCGGCCAGACGAGCTACCCGGTGGGCGACCCGTTCCTGGTGCTGGCCACCCAGAACCCGATCGAGTCCGAGGGCACCTACCCGCTGCCCGAGGCCCAGGTCGACCGGTTCATGATGAAGGTGGTGGTCGACTACCCCAACTTCAGCGAGGAGATGGCGGTCGTGCAGCGGTCGCTGGTGGACCGGCCGGCCGTCAACCGGGTCCTCTCCCTCGACCAGCTCCACGAGCTGCAGCGGGTGACAGCCAACGTCTACGTCGACCGGCTGGTGGCCGAGTACGCCGTCGCCCTGTGCATGGCCACCAGGTACCCAGAGCAGTACAACGTCGGCCACCTCACCCCCTACGTCGCCTACGGGGCGAGCCCTCGCGGCTCGATCAACCTTGTCCACGCCGCGCGGGCCCTGGCGCTGCTCCGCGGCCGGGCCTACACGCTCCCCCAGGACGTCCAGGAGGTCGCCAAGGACGTGCTCCGCCACCGGCTGGTACTCACCTACCAGGCGCTCGCGGAGGAGGTCAGCGCCGACGCGCTGCTCACCGCCGTGCTCACCGCGATCCCGGCTCCCCGCATCGACCTGGCCCACGAGCCGACCGCGTCATGA
- a CDS encoding DNA recombination protein RmuC, translating to MLALAVAAGLAVGLWAGRRDRGTELAAAGLLERRFEGMSSELDRRLAALDQRLWLGLDTVQHAQAQAADVAADVRERVGTVAELARQVLDHARELGRLEDLLRPPQARGALGEVLLEQLLAQGLPSSAWRTQHVFRSGARVDAVLDLGGTMVPVDAKFPLEAFARMASTEEGETARALHRRAFLRDARRHVDAIAEKYICPDEGTFDFALCYVPSEAVYYEFLREEAPGDSPFRHAVSRRVFPVSPTTLYAYLISIGLGLRGLRVEANARRVLDALTGLQGELGRLRDDFEVVGRHLGNARTRWDEAARRLDRFDGRLAEVSERAGELEGAGDKPDGIGTDAGPLTGTG from the coding sequence ATGCTGGCGCTGGCGGTGGCTGCCGGGCTCGCGGTCGGGCTCTGGGCCGGGCGGCGCGACCGCGGGACGGAGCTCGCCGCTGCGGGCCTGCTGGAACGCCGGTTCGAGGGCATGTCCAGCGAGCTGGACCGCCGCTTGGCAGCCCTCGACCAGCGCCTCTGGCTCGGCCTGGACACCGTGCAGCACGCCCAGGCCCAGGCCGCCGACGTGGCCGCCGACGTGCGGGAACGGGTCGGGACCGTGGCCGAGCTGGCCAGGCAGGTGCTGGACCACGCCCGCGAGCTGGGCCGGCTCGAGGATCTCCTCCGTCCGCCCCAGGCCCGCGGCGCCCTCGGTGAGGTGCTGCTCGAGCAGCTCCTCGCCCAGGGGCTGCCCAGCTCCGCCTGGCGCACCCAGCACGTGTTCCGGTCCGGCGCCCGGGTGGACGCGGTGCTCGACCTCGGCGGCACCATGGTCCCGGTCGACGCCAAGTTCCCCCTCGAGGCGTTCGCGCGCATGGCCTCGACCGAGGAGGGCGAGACCGCCCGGGCGCTGCACCGGCGGGCGTTCCTCCGCGACGCCCGCCGGCACGTCGACGCGATCGCCGAGAAGTACATCTGCCCCGACGAGGGCACCTTCGACTTCGCGCTCTGCTACGTGCCGTCGGAGGCGGTCTACTACGAGTTCCTGCGCGAGGAGGCGCCGGGTGACTCCCCGTTCCGCCACGCGGTCTCGCGCCGAGTGTTCCCGGTGTCGCCGACCACCCTCTACGCCTACCTGATCTCGATCGGGCTCGGCCTGCGCGGGCTGCGGGTCGAGGCCAACGCCCGCCGCGTGCTCGATGCCCTCACCGGCCTGCAGGGGGAGCTGGGCCGGCTCAGGGACGACTTCGAGGTCGTCGGCAGGCACCTTGGCAACGCCCGCACCCGCTGGGACGAGGCCGCGCGCCGGCTCGACCGCTTCGACGGCCGGCTCGCCGAGGTGTCCGAGCGCGCCGGGGAGCTCGAGGGGGCGGGCGACAAGCCGGACGGGATCGGCACCGACGCCGGGCCGCTCACGGGAACCGGTTGA
- a CDS encoding DUF3107 domain-containing protein has product MEVKLGVTYSPKELVVETDQSAEDVAGLVDAAVGGHAGVLWLSDTNGRRVGIPTEKLAYVEVGEENPTKRVGFSSM; this is encoded by the coding sequence ATGGAGGTCAAGCTCGGCGTCACCTACAGCCCAAAGGAGCTCGTCGTCGAGACTGACCAGTCGGCCGAGGACGTGGCCGGGCTGGTCGACGCGGCGGTGGGTGGGCACGCCGGCGTGCTCTGGCTCAGCGACACCAATGGCCGCCGGGTGGGCATCCCCACCGAGAAGCTCGCCTACGTGGAGGTCGGTGAGGAGAACCCGACCAAGCGGGTCGGCTTCAGCTCGATGTAG
- a CDS encoding HAMP domain-containing sensor histidine kinase — MSFRARLTLAYLALLTLALSAFGFGVYAYVDARVHREVEESFLNQARTFGQLVQGYYNITINNVRSILTAPGTYYVVSARHVPSGPEHPNLNLPSPALGANDLPVVPADRKVHTVPKWDNQLGTTLAVYTVDFEAIRPREGTRNNPPSGDDPLPRWKGRLVLARDLGSVESSLGLLRKILIAGGAAVLAVAALVGWMLAAGLLRPLARMKSTAQRIGDDRDFKRRMPVDNAKDELGRLSTSFNQMLTELEQSHLDLQTALESQRRFVADASHELRTPMTAIRTNVEFLARVPGARKEDRAAALHDVLTEMRRMEELVGDLLALARLEATGAGPVRRTIRLDHLLADIHRDASRVARPGVEVRLGPTPEVRVSGDRDDLRRAVWNLVENALKYTRAGRVDLRLRAAHGIAELEVRDTGIGIAEADQARVFDRFWRAQSTRGTSGSGLGLAITKWVAQAHGGTVLVESVLDHGTTFTLQLPATVERGRPRRPRTADTDELVRAGVPADPAHS, encoded by the coding sequence ATGAGCTTCCGGGCCCGGCTCACCCTCGCCTATCTGGCCCTGCTCACGCTCGCGCTGTCGGCGTTCGGGTTCGGGGTGTACGCGTACGTGGACGCCCGGGTGCATCGGGAGGTCGAGGAGTCGTTCCTCAACCAGGCACGCACGTTCGGCCAGCTCGTCCAGGGCTACTACAACATCACCATCAACAACGTCCGCTCCATCCTGACCGCGCCGGGCACGTACTACGTGGTGTCGGCGCGGCACGTCCCTTCCGGGCCCGAGCATCCCAACCTCAACCTGCCCAGCCCGGCCCTGGGCGCCAACGACCTGCCGGTGGTGCCCGCCGACCGCAAGGTCCACACCGTGCCGAAGTGGGACAACCAGCTCGGCACGACGCTGGCTGTCTACACGGTCGACTTCGAGGCGATCCGGCCGCGCGAGGGGACCCGGAACAACCCGCCGTCGGGGGACGACCCCCTCCCCCGCTGGAAGGGCCGGCTCGTCCTGGCCCGCGACCTCGGCAGCGTCGAGTCGTCGCTCGGGCTGCTGCGCAAGATCCTCATCGCCGGGGGTGCCGCCGTCCTGGCCGTGGCCGCGCTGGTCGGCTGGATGCTGGCCGCCGGCCTGCTGCGGCCCCTGGCCCGGATGAAGTCCACCGCGCAGCGGATCGGCGACGACCGCGACTTCAAGCGCCGCATGCCGGTCGACAACGCCAAGGACGAGCTCGGACGGTTGTCGACGTCGTTCAACCAGATGCTCACCGAGCTGGAGCAGTCCCACCTGGACCTGCAGACCGCGCTCGAGTCGCAGCGCCGCTTCGTGGCCGACGCCTCGCACGAGCTGCGCACGCCGATGACGGCGATCCGCACCAACGTCGAGTTCCTGGCCCGCGTCCCCGGCGCGCGTAAGGAGGACCGGGCCGCCGCCCTGCACGACGTCCTGACCGAGATGCGGCGCATGGAGGAGCTCGTGGGCGACCTGCTCGCCCTGGCCCGGCTCGAGGCCACCGGCGCCGGGCCGGTCCGCCGGACGATCCGGCTCGACCATCTGCTGGCCGACATCCATCGGGACGCCAGCCGCGTGGCCCGGCCCGGGGTCGAGGTCCGGCTCGGCCCCACTCCCGAGGTGCGGGTCTCCGGCGACCGCGACGACCTGCGCCGGGCGGTCTGGAACCTGGTCGAGAACGCGCTCAAGTACACCCGGGCCGGCCGGGTGGACCTGCGCCTGCGGGCCGCCCACGGCATCGCCGAGCTGGAGGTGCGCGACACCGGGATCGGCATCGCAGAGGCCGACCAGGCACGCGTGTTCGACCGCTTCTGGCGCGCCCAGAGCACCCGGGGCACGTCCGGGTCCGGCCTCGGCCTCGCCATCACCAAGTGGGTGGCGCAGGCGCACGGCGGCACCGTGCTGGTCGAGTCGGTCCTCGACCACGGCACGACCTTCACGCTGCAGCTCCCGGCCACGGTCGAGCGCGGCAGGCCGCGGCGACCCCGCACCGCCGACACCGACGAGCTGGTGCGAGCGGGTGTCCCAGCCGATCCCGCACATTCTTAA
- a CDS encoding nuclear transport factor 2 family protein: MASPAEVYEALREAHARADADAAAALYAPDAEYYEPDNAVHRGRDEIRNFLASYFANRGPVELSVKREITADSTVMAEWTSAYTHAGRRSSGTPGVSVIELGRHGILYHRDYQ; the protein is encoded by the coding sequence GTGGCCAGTCCGGCCGAGGTGTACGAGGCGTTGCGCGAGGCCCATGCCCGAGCCGACGCGGACGCCGCGGCCGCGCTGTACGCGCCAGACGCCGAGTACTACGAACCGGACAACGCCGTCCACCGCGGCCGCGACGAGATCCGCAACTTCCTCGCCTCCTACTTCGCCAACCGCGGCCCGGTCGAGCTGTCGGTCAAGCGCGAGATCACGGCCGACTCGACGGTCATGGCCGAGTGGACCAGCGCCTACACCCACGCCGGCAGGCGCTCGTCGGGCACGCCGGGGGTGTCGGTCATCGAGCTGGGCCGCCACGGCATCCTCTATCACCGCGACTACCAATAG
- a CDS encoding sigma-70 family RNA polymerase sigma factor: MQVASFEDTAVPHMNACYDAALRLTADPATAEDLVQETFLRAWRSFASFQPGTNCRAWLLRIQYNLFCTQYRKGQRMPLVPLDGGDDGRAVEVPSTEPGPEEQAVRKADQETVRRAVARLPEDFRVAVTLVDLHGLTCSEAAAVMGTPRGTVLSRVHRARRRLEAMLVPELGRVRADDL, encoded by the coding sequence GTGCAGGTGGCCAGCTTCGAGGACACTGCTGTCCCGCACATGAACGCCTGCTACGACGCGGCGCTGCGGCTGACCGCTGACCCGGCGACCGCCGAGGACCTCGTGCAGGAGACGTTCCTGCGTGCCTGGCGGTCGTTCGCCTCGTTCCAGCCGGGGACAAACTGCCGGGCCTGGCTCCTGCGCATCCAGTACAACCTGTTCTGCACCCAGTACCGCAAGGGGCAACGGATGCCGCTGGTACCACTGGACGGCGGGGACGACGGGCGGGCGGTCGAGGTCCCCAGCACCGAGCCCGGCCCCGAGGAGCAGGCCGTGCGCAAGGCCGACCAGGAGACTGTCCGCCGGGCTGTGGCCCGGCTCCCCGAGGACTTCCGGGTCGCGGTCACGCTCGTGGACCTCCACGGCCTGACCTGCTCGGAGGCGGCCGCGGTGATGGGGACGCCACGCGGGACGGTGCTGTCGCGCGTGCACCGGGCCAGGCGCCGCCTCGAGGCGATGCTCGTGCCCGAGCTGGGAAGGGTGCGTGCCGATGACCTGTGA
- a CDS encoding DUF58 domain-containing protein, with product MSGAAGTPLAVERTPDRPGPGPTPEALLRALDIQVRRRVEGLLAGEYRSATIGIGTELAQIRPYQPGDDVRRIDWNATARTNEPHTRVEVAERALSSWLVLDTSPSMAFGTQDRRKADVAEGVALAVGHVATRRGNRLGVVTFGDDNPQSIPPRQGRAGLLGLLATLRREPAMEGGGATSLGDALARAGRFARTRSVVFVVSDFRGPRDWKAPLLALAGRHDVTAVEVRDQREEELPAVGELWLVDPETGRHLRVDTSNRRLRERFAAAAAAEREELAGLLRGSGCDHVVLWTAGDWLATFGGFLRRRGNRWKSGGGPRR from the coding sequence ATGAGCGGGGCCGCGGGCACGCCGCTCGCCGTCGAGCGCACCCCTGACCGTCCGGGTCCAGGGCCCACCCCGGAGGCGCTGCTGCGCGCCCTCGACATCCAGGTGCGGCGCCGGGTCGAGGGGCTGCTGGCGGGCGAGTACCGTTCCGCCACGATCGGGATCGGCACCGAGCTGGCCCAGATCCGCCCCTACCAGCCCGGTGACGACGTGCGCCGCATCGACTGGAACGCGACCGCGCGCACCAACGAGCCGCACACCAGGGTCGAGGTGGCCGAGCGGGCCCTGTCCAGCTGGCTCGTGCTCGACACCAGCCCGTCGATGGCCTTCGGCACCCAGGACCGGCGCAAGGCGGACGTGGCCGAGGGGGTGGCGCTGGCCGTCGGCCACGTCGCCACCCGCCGGGGCAACCGGCTCGGGGTGGTCACCTTCGGCGACGACAACCCGCAGTCGATTCCGCCCCGCCAGGGCCGCGCCGGGCTGCTCGGGTTGCTCGCGACGCTGCGCCGGGAACCGGCGATGGAAGGTGGCGGTGCCACCTCGCTGGGCGACGCCCTGGCCCGGGCCGGCCGGTTCGCGCGCACCCGCTCGGTCGTGTTCGTGGTGAGTGACTTCCGGGGCCCGCGCGACTGGAAGGCGCCGCTGCTCGCGCTGGCCGGACGGCACGACGTGACCGCCGTCGAGGTCCGCGACCAGCGCGAGGAGGAGCTGCCGGCCGTCGGGGAGCTCTGGCTGGTCGACCCGGAGACCGGCCGCCACCTGCGGGTCGACACCTCCAACCGGAGGCTGCGGGAGCGCTTCGCGGCCGCCGCGGCCGCCGAGCGGGAGGAGCTGGCCGGCCTGCTGCGCGGCAGCGGCTGCGACCACGTCGTGCTCTGGACGGCGGGAGACTGGCTGGCCACGTTCGGCGGGTTCCTCCGCCGGCGCGGCAACCGCTGGAAGAGCGGAGGAGGGCCGCGCCGATGA
- a CDS encoding response regulator transcription factor, translating to MGAHILVVDDDPLLAAALRRPLAYEGFEVEVAASGEEALSRVLERAPDLVILDVLLPGIDGLEVCRRLRQVGDAAVLMLTARSEVPERVAGFEAGADDYLGKPFAFEELLVRVKALLRRGRNGTSPTAELRFGDVRMDRSTREVWRSDRTISLTRQEFDLLALFLEHPRQVLPRSTILERVWDYDFGRDSNVLEVYVGYLRRKLESEDEPRVIHTVRGVGYVLREDPEATR from the coding sequence ATGGGTGCTCACATCCTGGTTGTCGACGACGATCCCCTCCTGGCGGCTGCCCTGCGACGGCCGCTGGCGTACGAGGGATTCGAGGTGGAGGTGGCCGCATCGGGCGAAGAGGCCCTCTCCCGGGTTCTGGAGCGAGCCCCGGACCTGGTCATCCTCGACGTCCTGCTGCCCGGCATCGACGGCCTCGAGGTCTGCCGCCGGCTGCGCCAGGTGGGCGACGCGGCCGTGCTCATGCTGACCGCCCGCAGCGAGGTGCCCGAGCGGGTCGCCGGCTTCGAGGCCGGCGCCGACGACTACCTGGGCAAGCCGTTCGCGTTCGAGGAACTGCTGGTCCGCGTGAAGGCGCTGCTGCGCCGGGGCCGCAACGGCACCTCGCCAACGGCCGAGCTGCGCTTCGGCGACGTGCGCATGGACCGCTCGACCCGCGAGGTGTGGCGCAGCGACCGCACGATCTCCCTGACCAGGCAGGAGTTCGACCTGCTGGCCCTGTTCCTCGAGCACCCGCGCCAGGTCCTGCCCCGCTCCACGATCCTCGAGCGGGTCTGGGACTACGACTTCGGGCGCGACTCCAACGTGCTCGAGGTGTACGTCGGCTACCTGCGCCGCAAGCTCGAGTCCGAGGACGAGCCGCGGGTCATCCACACCGTCCGGGGCGTCGGCTACGTGCTCCGCGAGGACCCCGAGGCGACCCGGTGA